A genomic stretch from Candidatus Hydrogenisulfobacillus filiaventi includes:
- a CDS encoding MFS transporter codes for MVRPRLQPARGPEVRPRRVLLLVSFVYGLVFLARIGPGVVTPLLARRFGLTPLVLSAMTAAQYLAYMLLQPAVGSWALHRGAGRLLALGAVLDGVGTTLFGAADRFGLVVASRALVGGGDALVWISVVLVLAAHFPAGRYGRALGWAGMAGSVGALVATFPLAWWAGVAGWRVPFLVVGPLLVAAGILAARQLGRATVPAPAAPGPGLLVRVGRRLRRPGPLLAPMLTHFGFMGGFLGFISLLAVPYLEAAYRMPAPAAAVYPGLALLGSLAGGPLAGWAGDRWGRRRPYLAAGVLAVGAWGLLAADPAGLPPPLLAVVFLGLGLVNGATVLTFAVVRDVAGPRAGLEAGLANAAGFLAAVVVPVAMGAVLTAGAALPLTVREGRAFLAPLAAAGAGLAGAWAIREPARSRGR; via the coding sequence GTGGTCCGCCCGCGTCTGCAACCGGCCCGGGGGCCGGAGGTCCGCCCCCGCCGGGTCCTGCTGCTGGTGTCCTTCGTCTATGGGCTGGTGTTTCTGGCCCGCATCGGCCCCGGGGTGGTCACCCCCCTCCTGGCCCGGCGGTTCGGGCTGACGCCGCTGGTGTTGTCGGCCATGACCGCGGCGCAATACCTGGCGTACATGCTGCTGCAGCCGGCGGTTGGCAGCTGGGCGCTGCACCGGGGGGCAGGCCGGCTGCTGGCGCTGGGCGCGGTGCTGGACGGGGTGGGTACCACCCTGTTCGGGGCGGCGGACCGCTTCGGGCTGGTGGTGGCCAGCCGGGCCCTGGTCGGAGGCGGGGATGCCCTGGTCTGGATCAGCGTGGTGCTGGTGCTGGCAGCGCATTTTCCGGCCGGGCGCTACGGACGGGCGCTGGGCTGGGCCGGAATGGCCGGCAGCGTAGGGGCTCTGGTGGCGACCTTCCCGCTGGCGTGGTGGGCCGGGGTCGCCGGCTGGCGGGTACCCTTCCTGGTGGTGGGCCCCCTGCTGGTGGCGGCCGGGATCCTGGCCGCCCGTCAGCTGGGCCGGGCAACCGTTCCGGCCCCGGCGGCGCCCGGACCGGGCCTGCTGGTGCGGGTGGGCCGCCGCCTCCGCCGACCGGGTCCCCTGCTGGCACCGATGCTGACCCACTTCGGCTTCATGGGCGGATTCCTCGGCTTCATCAGCCTGCTGGCGGTGCCGTACCTGGAGGCGGCCTACCGGATGCCGGCTCCGGCTGCAGCCGTCTACCCCGGCCTAGCCCTGCTGGGTTCCCTGGCCGGGGGGCCTCTGGCCGGCTGGGCGGGGGACCGCTGGGGGCGCCGGCGTCCGTATCTGGCCGCGGGGGTGCTGGCAGTGGGCGCCTGGGGCTTGCTGGCGGCGGATCCGGCGGGGCTGCCCCCTCCACTGCTGGCGGTGGTCTTCCTGGGGTTGGGGCTGGTCAACGGGGCCACCGTGCTGACCTTTGCCGTCGTGCGGGACGTGGCGGGGCCGCGGGCCGGGCTGGAGGCGGGCCTGGCCAATGCGGCCGGCTTCCTGGCGGCGGTGGTGGTGCCGGTGGCGATGGGGGCGGTGCTGACGGCCGGGGCGGCGCTCCCCCTGACAGTGCGGGAGGGCCGGGCGTTCCTCGCGCCCCTGGCGGCCGCCGGGGCGGGGCTGGCGGGGGCCTGGGCGATCCGGGAGCCGGCCAGGAGCCGGGGGAGGTAG
- a CDS encoding putative Xylulokinase (Evidence 3 : Putative function from multiple computational evidences; Product type e : enzyme), which produces MTDADAAGGRPEAIGCSGQMHTLMVSDNQGHPLYPAILWSDTRPAPLAAAVARQYEPEALTPPPRQPAVGSVYLVQAAVAEGGPPDLWPRIRHVAVAKDWLRQQLTGRWQAEVSDAAGTYLLDVAGRRWANDWLAEHGIAAAWLGSDPTESAAFAGTVTIGPARWQGIPVVAGAGDQPAGAAGTGVWTPDRAMLAVGTSGVILHPRAAFTPAPTHRPCLLPCPPGHLVCDGGQSGGGRFPALAACHHRPRIPLPGAGPGGGGGAAGGGRPVLPALLERRAGPWRPSARPRGILGAQHRAQPGPSVLEGVACNLRQTAELMGVDREVRWIATGGGTTGRLWPAILAAVLNRPLTVVGSAGVAGKRPSWPARRCKAPVPFPTPPRPGGWCTRIPAPPPATIPFIRNTGTWWTPPWAIGKPGPDRPAPRWNGRPPAGGRPPSGPDAATPAPRSAPHTGASAPPPPPGRPGWWCPPTPVPPQCPAAAAA; this is translated from the coding sequence TTGACCGACGCGGACGCCGCCGGCGGACGGCCGGAGGCCATCGGTTGCAGCGGGCAGATGCACACCCTGATGGTCAGTGACAACCAGGGACATCCCCTCTATCCTGCCATCCTGTGGTCGGATACCCGCCCCGCGCCGCTGGCGGCCGCCGTGGCCCGCCAGTACGAACCGGAAGCCCTCACCCCGCCGCCTCGGCAACCCGCCGTTGGAAGCGTATACCTTGTTCAAGCTGCTGTGGCTGAAGGCGGCCCCCCCGACCTCTGGCCGCGCATCCGCCATGTGGCGGTAGCCAAGGACTGGCTCCGCCAGCAGCTGACCGGCCGCTGGCAGGCGGAAGTCAGCGATGCCGCCGGCACCTATCTGCTGGACGTGGCCGGCCGGCGCTGGGCGAACGACTGGCTGGCCGAACATGGCATCGCCGCCGCCTGGCTGGGCAGCGACCCCACCGAATCGGCCGCCTTCGCGGGTACCGTGACCATCGGACCCGCCCGCTGGCAGGGTATCCCGGTGGTGGCAGGAGCCGGCGACCAGCCGGCGGGCGCGGCCGGCACGGGGGTGTGGACCCCGGATCGGGCCATGCTGGCCGTCGGTACTTCCGGGGTCATCCTCCATCCCCGGGCCGCCTTCACCCCTGCCCCCACCCACCGTCCATGCCTTCTGCCATGCCCGCCCGGCCACCTGGTATGTGATGGGGGTCAATCAGGCGGCGGCCGATTCCCTGCGCTGGCTGCGTGCCACCATCGCCCCCGGATCCCGCTACCCGGAGCTGGACCAGGAGGCGGCGGCGGTGCCGCCGGGGGCGGAAGGCCTGTTCTTCCTGCCCTACTTGAGCGGCGAGCGGGCCCCTGGCGGCCTTCCGCACGCCCGCGGGGTATTCTGGGGGCTCAGCACCGCGCACAGCCGGGCCCATCGGTACTGGAAGGGGTGGCCTGCAACCTGCGCCAGACAGCCGAACTGATGGGGGTGGACCGGGAAGTCCGCTGGATCGCCACCGGCGGCGGCACCACCGGCCGCCTCTGGCCGGCGATCCTGGCGGCCGTGCTCAACCGGCCCCTGACGGTGGTGGGGAGCGCCGGCGTCGCCGGGAAGCGGCCCTCCTGGCCCGCCAGGCGGTGCAAGGCCCCGGTGCCCTTCCCGACCCCGCCGCGTCCGGGCGGGTGGTGCACCCGGATCCCGGCGCCGCCGCCCGCTACGATACCCTTTATCAGGAATACCGGCACCTGGTGGACACCGCCGTGGGCCATTGGCAAGCCGGGTCCTGACCGGCCCGCCCCCAGATGGAACGGCCGGCCCCCGGCCGGGGGCCGGCCGCCATCCGGGCCGGATGCTGCTACTCCCGCTCCTCGTAGCGCTCCTCATACCGGCGCTTCAGCTCCTCCACCACCGCCGGGTCGGCCAGGGTGGTGGTGTCCCCCAACGCCCGTCCCTCCGCAATGTCCCGCAGCAGCCGCCGCATGA
- a CDS encoding protein of unknown function (Evidence 5 : Unknown function), protein MQGPGALPDPAASGRVVHPDPGAAARYDTLYQEYRHLVDTAVGHWQAGS, encoded by the coding sequence GTGCAAGGCCCCGGTGCCCTTCCCGACCCCGCCGCGTCCGGGCGGGTGGTGCACCCGGATCCCGGCGCCGCCGCCCGCTACGATACCCTTTATCAGGAATACCGGCACCTGGTGGACACCGCCGTGGGCCATTGGCAAGCCGGGTCCTGA
- a CDS encoding Gluconokinase, with amino-acid sequence MGVNQAAADSLRWLRATIAPGSRYPELDQEAAAVPPGAEGLFFLPYLSGERAPGGLPHARGVFWGLSTAHSRAHRYWKGWPATCARQPN; translated from the coding sequence ATGGGGGTCAATCAGGCGGCGGCCGATTCCCTGCGCTGGCTGCGTGCCACCATCGCCCCCGGATCCCGCTACCCGGAGCTGGACCAGGAGGCGGCGGCGGTGCCGCCGGGGGCGGAAGGCCTGTTCTTCCTGCCCTACTTGAGCGGCGAGCGGGCCCCTGGCGGCCTTCCGCACGCCCGCGGGGTATTCTGGGGGCTCAGCACCGCGCACAGCCGGGCCCATCGGTACTGGAAGGGGTGGCCTGCAACCTGCGCCAGACAGCCGAACTGA